Proteins encoded together in one Aeromonas encheleia window:
- the nudE gene encoding ADP compounds hydrolase NudE, with protein sequence MDHNKSKPERLEAEMMDQDKRKPVILSAEIVAESRLFKVESLHLKFSNGEERVYERMRGGNRGAVMVVPLFDAHTLLLVREYAAGTHSYELGFPKGLIDPGENALEAGNRELMEEAGFGAHSLIPLKQVSLAPGYFSSRMDILLARDLFPEQRIGDEPEPLEVIPWPLNRIDELLARPDFTESRSISALLLAKKWLAEQEKKRP encoded by the coding sequence ATGGATCATAACAAGAGCAAACCCGAGCGACTCGAGGCCGAGATGATGGATCAGGACAAGCGCAAACCCGTCATCCTCAGCGCCGAGATCGTGGCCGAGAGCCGCCTGTTCAAGGTGGAGTCCCTGCATCTGAAATTCTCCAACGGCGAGGAGCGGGTCTACGAGCGGATGCGCGGTGGCAACAGAGGCGCCGTCATGGTGGTGCCGCTGTTCGACGCGCACACCCTGCTGCTGGTGCGCGAATACGCGGCGGGCACCCACTCTTACGAGCTCGGCTTCCCCAAGGGGCTGATCGATCCGGGTGAGAATGCCTTAGAGGCGGGCAACCGGGAGCTGATGGAGGAGGCGGGCTTCGGCGCCCACAGCCTGATCCCCCTCAAGCAGGTGTCGCTGGCCCCCGGCTACTTCTCCAGCCGGATGGATATCTTGTTGGCCCGGGATCTCTTCCCCGAGCAGCGCATCGGCGACGAGCCGGAGCCGCTCGAGGTTATCCCCTGGCCGCTCAACCGCATCGACGAATTGCTGGCGCGCCCCGACTTCACCGAGTCGCGCAGCATCAGTGCCCTGCTGCTGGCCAAGAAGTGGCTGGCGGAGCAGGAGAAGAAGCGCCCATAA
- a CDS encoding helix-turn-helix transcriptional regulator, translating to MTCAALTTDLTAVVDALHGSAFPAALVHLIQHQVAFDCALLLGVGQRPLYLYDNLSHQRELLFDRYLTGHFGQDPFMQALARGLSAGVWTLAELSNGALDPDYRRRFYQATGWQEEVGLILPIREGLTLMLFLGRLGKRHALRPSERARLEELFPLIHSLCRQHWQQPQPLLAESAAKSVATSAADGDGTGPDGATLKAAITRAMASVGGDLLTRRERQVAGLLLQGLDTEAIAAELGIGSGTVKNHRKHLYAKLRLGSRAELFGFFLNHLITTPGQGQMPAP from the coding sequence ATGACCTGCGCCGCCCTCACCACAGATCTGACCGCCGTCGTCGATGCCCTGCACGGCAGCGCCTTCCCGGCAGCGCTGGTGCACCTCATCCAGCACCAGGTGGCGTTCGACTGCGCCCTGCTGCTCGGGGTTGGCCAGCGCCCCCTCTATCTCTATGACAACCTGAGCCATCAGCGGGAGCTGCTGTTCGACCGCTATCTCACCGGCCACTTCGGCCAGGATCCCTTTATGCAGGCGCTGGCGCGCGGGTTAAGTGCCGGGGTCTGGACCCTGGCGGAGCTGTCCAACGGAGCCCTAGATCCGGACTATCGCCGGCGCTTCTATCAGGCCACCGGCTGGCAGGAGGAGGTAGGGCTGATCCTGCCGATACGCGAAGGGCTGACGCTGATGCTGTTCCTGGGCCGACTCGGCAAGCGCCACGCCCTGCGCCCGAGCGAGCGGGCCAGGCTGGAGGAGCTGTTTCCGCTGATCCACTCCCTCTGCCGCCAGCACTGGCAGCAGCCCCAGCCCCTGCTGGCGGAGAGTGCCGCCAAGAGTGTTGCGACAAGTGCCGCCGACGGGGATGGAACTGGACCGGACGGCGCCACCCTCAAGGCGGCCATTACCCGGGCGATGGCCAGCGTCGGCGGGGATCTGCTGACCCGCCGGGAGCGGCAGGTCGCCGGCCTGCTGCTGCAGGGGCTGGATACCGAGGCCATCGCCGCCGAGCTCGGCATTGGCAGCGGCACGGTGAAGAATCATCGCAAGCACCTCTACGCCAAGCTGCGGCTCGGCTCCCGGGCCGAGCTGTTCGGCTTCTTTCTAAATCACCTGATCACCACGCCGGGACAGGGCCAGATGCCGGCCCCATAA
- a CDS encoding aromatic amino acid transport family protein → MSLSAEVTKELSGSQPAIATSSWRRHDTHWVISLFGTAVGAGILFLPINLGLGGIWPLLIVAVLAGPMTFLAHRGLARFVLSSSRPQADFTEVAEEHFGKMAGRLISALYFLSIFPILLIYGVGLTNTVESFMVNQLGMATPNRVMLSGLLVFAMIAVMMAGEKAMLRAFAFMVYPLAAILAALSCYLIPQWHWPEVTAFDGAGFLNTVWLALPVTVFAFSHAAAISGFANVQRREYGEQAEAKSGLILRNTTVMLVGFVLFFVFSCVLSLSPLQLAEAKAQNVSVLSYLANITDNPVIITLGPLIAFIAISSSFLGHFLGARESLKSLIAKPTGLSIAKADRLGIALMFFAIWGAAVLNPGILGLMETLSGPVIAMILFIMPVVAIYRVEALARFRQGWVNGFILLTGSLAVSALIFSLLK, encoded by the coding sequence ATGAGTTTATCTGCAGAGGTTACCAAGGAGCTGTCTGGTTCCCAGCCAGCCATCGCCACCAGCAGCTGGCGCCGTCATGACACCCACTGGGTGATCAGCCTGTTTGGCACCGCTGTCGGCGCGGGCATCCTGTTCCTGCCCATCAATCTGGGTCTCGGCGGGATCTGGCCCCTGCTCATAGTAGCCGTGCTGGCCGGCCCCATGACCTTCCTGGCGCACCGCGGGCTGGCCCGCTTCGTGTTGTCCTCCTCCCGTCCCCAGGCCGACTTCACCGAGGTGGCGGAGGAGCACTTCGGCAAGATGGCCGGCCGCCTCATCTCGGCGCTCTACTTCCTCTCCATCTTCCCTATTTTGCTCATCTACGGGGTGGGGCTGACCAACACGGTGGAGAGCTTCATGGTCAACCAGCTCGGCATGGCGACCCCGAACCGGGTGATGCTCTCCGGCCTGCTGGTGTTTGCCATGATCGCGGTGATGATGGCCGGCGAGAAGGCGATGCTGCGGGCCTTCGCCTTCATGGTCTACCCGCTGGCGGCCATCCTGGCGGCGCTCTCCTGCTACCTGATCCCCCAGTGGCACTGGCCGGAGGTGACCGCCTTCGACGGCGCCGGCTTCCTCAACACCGTCTGGCTGGCGCTGCCGGTGACCGTCTTCGCCTTCAGCCACGCCGCCGCCATCTCCGGCTTCGCCAACGTGCAGCGCCGTGAATATGGCGAGCAGGCGGAGGCCAAGAGCGGCCTGATCCTGCGCAACACCACCGTCATGCTGGTGGGCTTCGTGCTGTTCTTCGTCTTCTCCTGTGTGCTGAGCCTCTCCCCGCTGCAGCTGGCCGAGGCCAAGGCCCAGAACGTCTCGGTGCTCTCCTATCTCGCCAACATCACCGACAACCCGGTGATCATCACCCTGGGACCGCTCATCGCCTTCATCGCCATCAGCTCCTCCTTCCTCGGCCACTTCCTGGGAGCGCGGGAGAGCCTCAAGAGCCTGATCGCCAAGCCCACCGGCCTGTCGATTGCGAAGGCGGACAGGCTCGGCATAGCGCTGATGTTCTTCGCCATCTGGGGGGCGGCGGTGCTCAACCCGGGCATCCTCGGCCTGATGGAGACCCTCTCCGGCCCGGTCATCGCCATGATCCTGTTCATCATGCCGGTGGTGGCCATCTACCGGGTCGAGGCGCTGGCTCGCTTCCGTCAGGGCTGGGTGAACGGCTTCATCCTGCTGACCGGCTCCTTGGCGGTGTCGGCGCTGATCTTCAGCCTGCTGAAGTAA
- the metJ gene encoding met regulon transcriptional regulator MetJ, producing MGTEWNGDYVSPYAEHGKKSEQVKKITVSIPLKVLKVLTDERTRRQVNNLRHATNSELLCEAFLHAFTGQPLPGDDDLRKDHPDSVPAEARAIMEALGKEIEDFDVE from the coding sequence ATGGGTACAGAGTGGAACGGCGACTACGTCAGCCCCTATGCGGAACACGGTAAGAAGAGTGAACAGGTCAAGAAGATTACCGTCTCGATCCCGCTCAAGGTGCTGAAGGTGTTGACCGATGAGCGCACCCGTCGCCAGGTGAACAACCTGCGTCATGCGACCAACAGCGAGCTGCTCTGTGAGGCCTTCCTGCACGCGTTTACCGGCCAGCCACTGCCCGGTGACGATGACTTGCGCAAGGATCATCCGGACAGCGTCCCTGCCGAGGCGCGCGCCATCATGGAAGCGCTGGGCAAAGAGATCGAAGATTTCGACGTCGAATAA
- a CDS encoding tRNA-binding protein: MQTISWQEFEMVELRVGTLVRVEPFPEARKPAYKVWADFGPELGVRKSSAQITDLYQAEELVGRQIVAVVNFPPKQIGPVQSEFLLTGFYRADGAVVMAIPEQAVENGAKLG; encoded by the coding sequence ATGCAGACCATAAGCTGGCAAGAGTTCGAGATGGTGGAGCTGAGGGTGGGCACCCTGGTGCGGGTCGAGCCCTTCCCCGAGGCGCGCAAGCCCGCCTACAAGGTGTGGGCCGATTTTGGGCCCGAGCTCGGGGTGCGCAAGAGCAGCGCCCAGATCACGGATCTCTACCAAGCGGAAGAGCTGGTGGGGCGCCAGATAGTCGCGGTGGTGAACTTCCCGCCCAAGCAGATAGGTCCCGTCCAGTCGGAGTTTCTGCTGACCGGCTTCTACCGGGCCGACGGCGCCGTGGTGATGGCCATCCCGGAGCAGGCGGTGGAGAACGGCGCCAAGCTGGGCTGA
- the yrfG gene encoding GMP/IMP nucleotidase, which produces MPTPLPWHQIDTVLLDMDGTLIDLHFDSHLWQQLVPQRYAERLGLPLAEAKAQMDAHAQAVSGTLDWYCVDYWSRTLGLDIRALKQEILEKIQWRPNAIPFLAALRAAGKQLVLFTNAHPASLSVKEARLGLGAHLDLMVSTHELGWSKESQQCWQALAERLAFDPARTLFVDDSERILRAAADYGIAHRLAIQNPDSRQPEQQITAFPAIRDYAELLPLAV; this is translated from the coding sequence ATGCCGACCCCACTGCCCTGGCACCAGATAGATACCGTTCTGCTCGATATGGATGGCACCCTGATCGATCTCCATTTTGACAGCCACCTCTGGCAGCAGCTGGTGCCACAGCGTTACGCCGAGCGTCTCGGGTTGCCGCTGGCCGAGGCCAAGGCACAAATGGATGCCCACGCTCAGGCGGTCAGCGGCACCCTCGACTGGTACTGCGTGGATTACTGGAGCCGGACTCTGGGGCTGGACATCCGTGCCCTCAAGCAGGAGATCCTGGAGAAGATCCAGTGGCGACCCAATGCCATCCCCTTCCTGGCCGCCCTGCGCGCGGCGGGCAAGCAGCTGGTGCTGTTCACCAACGCCCACCCCGCCAGCCTCTCGGTCAAGGAGGCGCGGCTCGGACTGGGCGCGCACCTGGATCTGATGGTCAGCACCCACGAGCTGGGCTGGTCGAAGGAGAGTCAGCAATGCTGGCAGGCGCTGGCCGAGCGGCTGGCGTTCGATCCGGCTCGCACCCTGTTCGTCGATGACAGCGAGCGGATCCTGCGGGCCGCCGCCGACTACGGCATCGCCCATAGGCTCGCCATCCAGAACCCGGACAGCCGCCAACCCGAGCAGCAGATCACCGCCTTCCCGGCGATCAGGGATTACGCCGAGCTGCTGCCGCTGGCGGTCTGA
- a CDS encoding AraC family transcriptional regulator, whose amino-acid sequence MTRPRAASLPSAPPPFSLRRYQSDISSHSHDFAQLVIPLDGPIEIEVQGQGRRLSPGFACVITPGERHDFAADPALSFLVQESSWLPEALAGQPFIELDEPQRHYLAFLHRMVTAGRQVAGMEQVWLGLLAESRGMDPAMATRIAPRIARVQRHIETHLAEPLTNQQLANLACLGLSQFKHAFRQQLGISVSHYVRSRRMALARTLLSQSALPIGEIACRCGYQDQGAFAERFLAETGLTPSRWRQQNGQLP is encoded by the coding sequence ATGACGCGGCCCCGGGCCGCGTCATTGCCATCTGCCCCGCCCCCCTTCAGCCTGCGCCGCTACCAGAGCGACATCAGCAGCCACAGCCACGACTTCGCCCAACTGGTGATCCCCCTCGATGGCCCCATCGAGATCGAGGTGCAAGGTCAGGGCCGCCGCCTCTCGCCTGGTTTTGCCTGCGTGATAACCCCCGGTGAGCGCCACGACTTCGCGGCCGATCCGGCACTCTCCTTCCTGGTACAAGAGAGCTCCTGGCTACCGGAAGCGCTCGCAGGCCAGCCCTTTATCGAGCTGGATGAGCCCCAACGTCACTATCTCGCCTTCCTGCACCGGATGGTGACCGCGGGGCGGCAGGTGGCGGGCATGGAGCAGGTCTGGCTCGGGCTGCTGGCCGAGTCACGGGGCATGGACCCGGCCATGGCGACCCGCATCGCCCCCCGCATCGCGAGGGTGCAGCGCCATATCGAGACCCACCTCGCCGAGCCGCTCACCAATCAACAGCTCGCCAACCTCGCCTGCCTCGGCCTGAGCCAGTTCAAGCACGCCTTTCGCCAGCAGCTCGGCATCAGCGTCTCCCACTATGTCAGGAGCCGGCGTATGGCGCTGGCGCGCACCCTGTTGAGCCAGAGCGCCCTGCCCATCGGCGAGATAGCCTGCCGCTGCGGTTATCAGGATCAGGGCGCCTTCGCCGAGCGCTTCCTGGCCGAGACCGGGCTGACCCCGTCGCGCTGGCGTCAGCAAAACGGCCAACTGCCGTAA
- the cysQ gene encoding 3'(2'),5'-bisphosphate nucleotidase CysQ, with the protein MQELLAWVPGVKEIAREAGRILHEIYHGGQFERQLKEDATPVTSADLAADAYLKGALSALTPHVPVLTEEAADVPFSQRSNWRQYWLVDPLDGTGEFIAGSGDFATLIALVRDNVPVLGVIYAPESDVLYWAVRGHGAFKEVGGEIYPISAMHHEHDLPDALVVAISRRQKLERLTRRLNPALNYELIPLGSSSLKSCLVAEGAADCYVRLGPTGEWDTAAAQCIVEAAGGRILSLTLQPLSYNETESLENPDFIVMGDPDLDWGKILAH; encoded by the coding sequence ATGCAGGAGTTGTTGGCCTGGGTGCCTGGGGTCAAGGAGATCGCCCGTGAAGCGGGTCGGATCCTTCACGAAATCTATCACGGCGGTCAGTTCGAGCGTCAGCTGAAGGAGGATGCGACCCCGGTCACCAGTGCCGATCTTGCTGCCGATGCCTACCTCAAGGGGGCGCTGTCGGCGCTCACTCCCCATGTTCCCGTGCTGACCGAAGAGGCGGCCGATGTGCCCTTCAGCCAGCGATCCAACTGGCGGCAGTACTGGCTGGTAGATCCCCTCGACGGCACCGGCGAGTTCATCGCCGGCAGCGGCGACTTCGCCACCCTGATCGCCCTGGTGCGGGACAACGTGCCTGTGCTCGGCGTCATCTACGCCCCGGAATCCGACGTGCTCTATTGGGCTGTGCGCGGCCACGGCGCCTTCAAGGAGGTGGGGGGCGAGATCTATCCCATCAGCGCCATGCACCATGAACACGACCTGCCGGATGCGCTGGTGGTGGCCATCAGCCGACGCCAGAAGCTGGAGAGGCTGACCCGCCGTCTCAACCCGGCTCTCAACTACGAGCTGATCCCGCTCGGCTCCAGCTCCCTCAAGTCCTGCCTGGTGGCGGAGGGGGCCGCCGACTGCTATGTGCGGCTCGGCCCCACCGGCGAGTGGGACACCGCCGCCGCCCAGTGCATCGTCGAGGCGGCCGGTGGCCGCATCCTCAGCCTGACCCTGCAGCCGCTGAGCTACAACGAAACTGAGTCGCTGGAGAACCCTGACTTCATCGTGATGGGGGATCCGGATCTCGACTGGGGCAAGATACTGGCGCACTGA
- the tyrS gene encoding tyrosine--tRNA ligase, translated as MFNPHLLDELSQRGLVAQNSDPVALRDHLAVPRTLYCPTAGSLHIGHLVPLLMLRRFQLAGHIPVALVGGATGLIGDPSFKASERSLNSGETVQGWVASLSAQIEALLPAGDGLVTPKLVNNADWTGQMSALDFLRDIGKHFSVNAMLARESVRQRLARPEQGISFTEFAYALLQSQDFAVLHERLGCTLQIGGNDQWGNITGGMDLTRRLHRAQVYGMTLPLITKADGTKFGKTEGGAIWLDPALTSPYAFHQFWLGTADEDVYRFLRYYSLMPLAAIEALEAEDARREGRKRAQQVLADELTELVHGKGALAAARRIGELLFCGEVARLGESDLAQLAQDGMPSCRVEGAQDLISLLVTCGLAGSRRIARELLAAGAISLNGALRQDERLAQGERLFGRYLLLRRGKKQYQLVEWLD; from the coding sequence ATGTTCAACCCCCATCTGCTGGACGAGCTGAGCCAGCGCGGGCTTGTCGCCCAGAATTCCGACCCCGTCGCCCTGCGCGATCATCTGGCCGTGCCGCGCACCCTCTATTGCCCCACCGCCGGCAGCCTGCACATCGGTCATCTGGTGCCGCTGTTGATGCTGCGCCGCTTCCAGCTCGCCGGTCACATTCCGGTGGCGCTGGTGGGCGGCGCCACCGGCCTCATCGGCGATCCCAGCTTCAAGGCGAGCGAGCGCAGCCTCAACAGCGGCGAGACGGTGCAGGGCTGGGTCGCCAGCCTGTCGGCCCAGATAGAGGCGCTGTTGCCCGCCGGCGACGGGTTGGTGACGCCCAAACTGGTCAACAACGCCGACTGGACGGGGCAGATGTCGGCCCTCGATTTTCTGCGCGACATCGGCAAGCACTTCTCGGTCAACGCCATGCTGGCGCGGGAATCGGTGCGCCAGCGGCTGGCTCGCCCGGAGCAGGGCATCTCCTTCACCGAGTTCGCCTACGCGCTGCTGCAGTCCCAGGACTTCGCCGTGCTGCACGAGCGGCTCGGCTGCACCCTGCAGATCGGCGGCAACGATCAGTGGGGCAACATCACCGGCGGCATGGATCTCACCCGCCGCCTGCACCGGGCCCAGGTCTATGGCATGACGCTGCCGCTCATCACCAAGGCGGATGGTACCAAGTTCGGCAAGACCGAGGGGGGCGCAATCTGGCTGGATCCGGCGCTCACCTCGCCCTACGCCTTCCATCAGTTCTGGCTAGGCACCGCGGATGAGGATGTCTACCGCTTCCTGCGCTACTACAGCCTGATGCCGCTCGCGGCCATCGAGGCGCTGGAGGCGGAAGACGCCAGGCGGGAGGGGCGCAAGCGGGCGCAGCAGGTGCTGGCGGACGAGCTGACCGAGCTGGTACACGGCAAGGGGGCGCTGGCGGCGGCGCGGCGCATCGGCGAGCTGCTGTTTTGTGGCGAGGTGGCCCGCCTGGGGGAGAGCGATCTTGCCCAGCTGGCGCAGGATGGCATGCCGAGTTGTCGGGTGGAGGGGGCGCAGGATCTGATCAGCCTGCTGGTAACATGCGGCCTGGCCGGCTCCCGCCGCATCGCCCGCGAGCTGCTGGCGGCGGGGGCCATCAGCCTCAACGGGGCGCTCAGGCAGGATGAGCGGCTGGCTCAGGGCGAGCGGTTGTTTGGTCGTTACCTGCTGCTGCGCCGTGGCAAGAAGCAGTATCAGCTGGTGGAGTGGCTGGACTGA